One segment of Tamlana crocina DNA contains the following:
- a CDS encoding FAD-dependent monooxygenase, whose product MKSLNQVKDEVNFTFEDDTSYTTNILIGADGIHSVVRKSIIDNTEIRKAKQVCWRGIVKMYIPKKYQAELNELWGKGKRFGFVKINENEVYWYALANYKTDYKKEFYNAHLEELFSDFSPLIKKIISTTEKRNVIFNEMMDLKPISSWHYKNVCLIGDASHATTPNLGQGACQAIETAFVIAECLSTENNTKLVFQKLEKIRKKKVEKVINTSWTVGKTAHLDNRVGIFFRNNIMKLIPKIITEKQSTSIYKLNY is encoded by the coding sequence ATACACTACAAATATTTTAATTGGTGCTGATGGGATTCATTCTGTGGTTAGAAAATCAATCATTGACAACACTGAAATACGAAAAGCGAAACAAGTATGTTGGAGAGGAATAGTAAAAATGTATATTCCAAAAAAATATCAAGCAGAATTGAACGAGTTATGGGGAAAAGGAAAACGTTTTGGCTTTGTTAAAATTAATGAAAATGAAGTGTATTGGTACGCACTTGCAAATTATAAAACTGACTATAAAAAGGAATTTTATAATGCTCATTTGGAAGAATTATTTTCAGATTTCAGTCCATTAATTAAAAAAATAATATCTACTACAGAGAAAAGGAATGTGATTTTCAATGAAATGATGGACTTAAAACCAATTTCAAGTTGGCATTATAAAAATGTATGTTTAATCGGAGATGCATCTCACGCAACTACACCAAATTTAGGGCAAGGTGCTTGTCAAGCCATTGAAACTGCTTTTGTTATTGCAGAATGTCTATCAACTGAAAACAATACAAAATTAGTATTTCAAAAACTCGAAAAAATAAGAAAAAAGAAAGTCGAAAAAGTTATAAATACAAGCTGGACAGTTGGTAAAACAGCTCACTTAGATAACAGAGTTGGAATCTTTTTCAGAAATAACATTATGAAACTAATACCAAAAATAATCACTGAAAAACAATCGACTTCTATTTATAAGCTGAACTATTGA
- a CDS encoding DUF6326 family protein produces the protein MEIPMLMIIITMILNNKAFRIINVSVSILMIIVQIGSLATGTNSKHYIFFSIIEIGILLLIIYLVSKYRYQGKTTGNNDRK, from the coding sequence ATGGAAATTCCTATGTTAATGATTATAATTACAATGATATTGAATAACAAGGCTTTTAGAATTATAAATGTAAGCGTTAGTATTCTTATGATTATCGTTCAAATAGGAAGTTTAGCCACAGGTACAAATAGCAAACATTATATATTTTTCAGCATTATAGAAATTGGGATATTACTACTGATTATCTATCTCGTTTCGAAATATAGATATCAGGGAAAAACTACAGGCAACAACGATAGGAAATAG